One window of the Periophthalmus magnuspinnatus isolate fPerMag1 chromosome 17, fPerMag1.2.pri, whole genome shotgun sequence genome contains the following:
- the LOC129456981 gene encoding ferric-chelate reductase 1-like: MRAWAWSVAVLVCGCWFDSSLCFPNGSVSLSCGSMLPVHEPYTANTSSPPYTLSTSADTYRLGNSITVTLEVNDITGYFEGFFLQARSSNSPELWPVGEFKVLNNSMFTSLSCNSKVNSAVSQANNAKRTKVELMWEAPNNQKYGDVYFR; encoded by the exons ATGCGAGCGTGGGCCTGGTCTGTGGCTGTGCTGGTGTGCGGTTGCTGGTTCGATTCCTCTCTGTGTTTCCCAAACGGCTCTGTGTCCCTATCCTGTGGAAGCATGCTCCCTGTACATGAACCCTACACTGCCAACACCAGCAGCCCCCCCTACACCCTGTCTACCTCTGCTGACACCTACAGGCTAGGGAACAGcattacag TGACTCTGGAGGTAAACGACATCACAGGTTATTTTGAGGGCTTCTTTCTTCAGGCCCGGAGCAGCAACAGCCCAG AGCTTTGGCCTGTTGGAGAGTTCAAGGTCCTCAACAATAGTATGTTCACTTCACTCTCATGTAACAGCAAAGTG AACTCAGCTGTCAGTCAGGCCAATAACGCCAAAAGAACCAAAGTGGAGCTGATGTGGGAGGCACCAAACAATCAGAAGTATGGAGATGTGTACTTCAGGTAA